The following are encoded together in the Gilvimarinus sp. DA14 genome:
- the flgF gene encoding flagellar basal-body rod protein FlgF, translating to MDKALYIAMTGAKHNMKAQANHANNMANVNTTGFRADFAQARSMSVYYGDGHPTRAYALSESPATNFDQGPLKQTGRDLDVAINGNGFLAVQSPDGGEAYTRAGDLQLDANGLLRTGNGLLVYGNNGPIALPPVEKVSIGNDGTLSIVAQGEGPETLVEVDRLKLVNPDPAQMEKFADGLFRHGEVPVLQADADVQVISGALEGSNVNAVEAFTEILSLSRQYELQVKLMKTVQEQSESSARLLQVS from the coding sequence ATGGACAAAGCGCTCTACATTGCCATGACCGGGGCCAAGCACAACATGAAAGCCCAGGCCAATCACGCCAATAATATGGCCAATGTGAATACCACCGGCTTCCGAGCCGATTTTGCCCAGGCCCGCTCTATGTCGGTCTATTACGGTGATGGTCATCCCACTCGCGCCTACGCCCTGAGTGAATCACCAGCAACGAATTTTGACCAAGGCCCGCTCAAGCAAACAGGGCGGGACCTGGATGTCGCGATTAACGGCAATGGCTTTCTCGCGGTGCAAAGCCCAGACGGTGGCGAAGCCTACACTCGCGCGGGCGATTTACAGCTGGATGCCAACGGTTTGCTACGTACCGGTAATGGTTTGTTGGTGTACGGCAACAACGGCCCAATTGCACTGCCTCCGGTTGAAAAAGTCTCCATCGGTAACGATGGCACCTTGTCAATTGTCGCTCAGGGTGAAGGCCCGGAAACGCTGGTAGAGGTCGATAGGCTTAAGCTGGTTAACCCGGATCCGGCGCAAATGGAAAAGTTTGCCGATGGTTTGTTTCGCCATGGTGAGGTTCCGGTGTTGCAAGCCGACGCGGATGTTCAAGTCATCAGCGGCGCGCTGGAGGGCAGCAATGTAAATGCCGTGGAAGCATTTACCGAAATTTTAAGTTTGTCGCGTCAGTATGAGCTTCAAGTCAAGCTGATGAAGACAGTACAAGAACAATCTGAAAGTTCAGCACGCCTGCTACAGGTCTCTTAA
- a CDS encoding flagellar hook assembly protein FlgD, protein MTTVNNDGSAAANILSNLSIKEKEPETKTNELGQSAFLELMITQMNNQDPLNPQENSEFIAQLAQFSSVEGLEKLNSQFEAFSGSFMSNQALQASSLVGTSVSVPTETTQLMPGGIVAGSVDLEQSTSDLRVNIYDEGGSLVGQVPLGSQPAGELVFRWDGQYMEVNGELLDWSMGEEAASAGDYRFEVNANVDGQTEQLATSLSANVNSVTLGTNGEIILNLAGVGAVDIGQVTQFN, encoded by the coding sequence ATGACCACAGTCAACAATGATGGCAGTGCGGCGGCCAATATTCTCAGTAATTTGAGTATTAAAGAGAAAGAGCCCGAAACCAAAACCAACGAGCTGGGGCAATCGGCCTTTCTTGAGCTCATGATTACCCAAATGAACAATCAGGACCCGCTGAACCCGCAGGAAAACAGTGAGTTTATCGCCCAGCTGGCTCAGTTTAGTTCCGTGGAAGGCCTGGAAAAACTCAACAGTCAGTTCGAGGCCTTTAGCGGCAGCTTTATGTCGAACCAGGCATTGCAGGCTTCCAGTCTGGTGGGCACATCTGTGTCCGTGCCAACTGAAACCACACAGCTGATGCCAGGCGGCATCGTGGCCGGTTCGGTCGATCTGGAGCAGTCTACCTCGGATTTACGGGTCAATATTTACGACGAGGGCGGTTCCCTGGTGGGGCAGGTCCCTCTGGGGTCGCAGCCCGCCGGTGAGCTGGTGTTCCGCTGGGATGGTCAGTACATGGAGGTGAACGGTGAGCTGCTGGATTGGAGCATGGGAGAGGAGGCCGCTTCGGCAGGTGATTACCGCTTTGAGGTCAACGCCAATGTCGATGGCCAAACCGAGCAGCTGGCGACCTCACTAAGCGCCAATGTCAATAGTGTAACTCTGGGTACGAACGGCGAAATTATTCTTAACCTCGCCGGGGTGGGCGCCGTGGATATCGGCCAAGTAACGCAATTTAACTAA
- a CDS encoding flagellar hook-basal body complex protein, with product MPFNTALSGIRAANTDLEVTGNNIANASTTGFKTSRVEFGDVYASSLLGSTSNTPGAGVTVQNIRQQFSQGNLNFTDNQLDLAVNGGGFFVVDNGGDQLFTRSGAFGLDKDGFVVTNTGFNLQGYAADDDGNISGILSDLQVDVSTQAPRQTTGVDASLNLNANQQVLETVGLSFETDGPAVGVSQVGLKDEKTTSMPVADTTSFTYPVTFGPADTFDITLADSLPASTNGTVTVNLDGQVVDNEQELVDAINNAIFSSGAVNVQAVLNGTDVEIQDISEGVASTITIATASGNFSAGNSTANGVQGEPAADNGYLSQQLEISGPDDSSVTFTSEAGASAAQTASELNALPGITATATTQAIVQQAGFNNPNGNLQLNGVALSSLTLPELANEINELSTSTLPGVTAEVNTAGNLVITSSVGTDLKFAFDYDFVAPGAESITVDGSDGAGSSQTLTAPAAPGDDEQTIVVGGQISVLMDEGYEIAGSNPAIGNLFSPFAPTSFTEVPVNQFDPNDQSTYNHATSNTIFDSMGNPHVMTQYFVKQPYDPADASTSPNHWVMYVQVDGQEVGDPDPTLPPPENTLPTRASFNVHFNQDGSLNESLTDSMLISNWTPLDEDGNEIGAFGPLNVLQGGTVPVPEPPSSSNFVIDLAGSTQFGAEFAVEQLDQNGYTTGRLSGLDVNDSGIIFARFTNGEAQVLGQVALANFNNVEALKPVGDTMWAQSADTGEAIIGTPGSASLGSINSGALEESNVDLSSQLVNLIIAQRNFQASAKTIETANQTTQTIINLR from the coding sequence ATGCCATTTAACACAGCGCTAAGCGGTATTCGTGCCGCCAATACAGACTTAGAAGTCACGGGCAATAATATTGCAAACGCCAGCACCACGGGGTTTAAAACCTCTCGGGTCGAGTTCGGCGATGTCTACGCCAGCTCGCTGCTGGGCAGCACCTCGAATACACCAGGTGCCGGGGTAACGGTACAGAATATTCGCCAGCAGTTTAGTCAGGGCAATTTGAACTTTACCGATAATCAGCTGGATTTGGCGGTTAACGGCGGTGGCTTTTTCGTCGTTGATAACGGCGGTGATCAGTTGTTTACCCGCTCTGGCGCTTTTGGTTTGGATAAAGACGGTTTTGTCGTGACCAACACCGGCTTTAACCTGCAGGGCTATGCCGCCGATGACGACGGCAATATCAGCGGTATTCTCAGTGATTTGCAGGTGGATGTAAGCACCCAGGCGCCGCGCCAAACAACGGGTGTGGATGCGTCTTTAAACCTGAATGCGAATCAGCAGGTGTTGGAAACCGTTGGGCTGAGCTTCGAAACCGATGGGCCTGCAGTGGGCGTGTCGCAAGTGGGCTTGAAAGATGAAAAGACCACATCTATGCCGGTGGCGGATACCACGAGCTTTACCTATCCGGTGACCTTTGGCCCGGCCGATACCTTTGATATTACCCTGGCAGATTCGCTACCGGCATCCACCAATGGCACTGTTACGGTGAATCTCGACGGACAGGTCGTCGATAACGAACAAGAATTGGTTGATGCCATTAACAATGCGATATTCTCCAGCGGCGCAGTCAATGTTCAGGCTGTGTTAAATGGTACGGATGTTGAAATTCAGGATATTTCCGAAGGCGTGGCGAGCACCATAACCATTGCCACAGCCAGTGGTAACTTTAGTGCGGGCAACTCAACGGCCAATGGTGTGCAGGGGGAGCCAGCGGCGGATAATGGTTACTTGTCGCAGCAGCTTGAAATTTCCGGGCCAGATGACTCCAGCGTAACCTTCACCTCCGAGGCTGGTGCGTCGGCCGCACAAACAGCCTCAGAGCTGAATGCGCTGCCCGGTATTACCGCCACCGCCACTACCCAAGCGATCGTGCAGCAAGCGGGCTTTAATAACCCCAATGGCAATTTGCAGCTCAACGGGGTGGCACTTTCGTCACTTACTTTGCCCGAACTTGCCAATGAGATTAACGAGCTCTCTACCTCGACTCTGCCCGGCGTCACGGCAGAGGTAAACACCGCGGGTAATCTTGTTATCACCTCGTCTGTAGGTACCGATTTAAAGTTTGCCTTTGATTACGACTTTGTCGCCCCGGGGGCCGAGAGTATTACCGTGGATGGTAGTGACGGCGCCGGCTCATCGCAAACCTTAACCGCGCCAGCTGCGCCGGGTGATGACGAGCAAACCATTGTTGTTGGTGGCCAAATTTCGGTGTTGATGGATGAGGGCTACGAAATTGCCGGCAGTAACCCGGCGATCGGCAACCTGTTTTCTCCGTTTGCACCCACCTCGTTTACTGAGGTTCCGGTGAATCAGTTTGATCCAAATGACCAGTCTACCTACAACCATGCAACCTCCAATACAATTTTTGACAGCATGGGTAACCCCCATGTGATGACTCAGTATTTTGTCAAACAACCCTACGATCCGGCCGATGCCAGCACATCGCCCAACCACTGGGTAATGTATGTACAAGTTGATGGGCAAGAGGTTGGGGATCCAGATCCAACCTTACCGCCACCGGAAAACACTCTGCCAACAAGGGCGTCGTTTAATGTCCATTTCAATCAGGACGGCTCATTAAACGAATCTTTGACCGATAGTATGCTGATTTCAAACTGGACCCCGCTGGATGAAGATGGCAATGAAATCGGCGCCTTTGGTCCCTTAAATGTGTTGCAGGGTGGTACCGTGCCCGTGCCCGAGCCCCCTTCAAGCTCTAACTTCGTGATTGATTTGGCCGGCTCGACGCAATTCGGCGCTGAATTTGCGGTAGAGCAGTTGGATCAAAACGGCTACACCACCGGTCGGTTGTCGGGTCTGGACGTTAATGATTCGGGAATTATTTTTGCCCGCTTTACCAATGGTGAGGCTCAGGTGCTGGGGCAGGTGGCGCTTGCCAACTTCAACAATGTTGAAGCGCTAAAGCCGGTGGGCGATACCATGTGGGCGCAAAGCGCCGATACGGGTGAAGCGATTATCGGCACGCCGGGTTCTGCTTCTTTGGGCAGTATCAACTCGGGAGCTCTGGAAGAGTCGAATGTGGATCTGTCTTCTCAGTTGGTTAACCTGATTATTGCACAGCGCAATTTCCAGGCGAGCGCTAAAACCATTGAAACGGCAAACCAGACCACTCAAACAATTATCAACCTGCGTTAA
- the flgB gene encoding flagellar basal body rod protein FlgB — MAISFQQALGIHEPALALRARRAEVLANNLANADTPGFKARDFDFKSVLAEHTGGSRTVSMAQTAEGHLQLNNGSPSSQHLLYRTPQQPSIDGNTVEDQVEHAEFMKNALDFQASFMMLNKKFKGLSKALTGQ; from the coding sequence ATGGCAATCTCCTTTCAGCAGGCCTTAGGCATTCACGAACCGGCACTGGCGCTCAGAGCGCGTCGTGCCGAGGTGTTGGCGAATAACCTGGCTAATGCAGACACCCCCGGCTTCAAAGCGCGCGATTTTGATTTTAAATCAGTGCTGGCCGAGCACACCGGCGGCTCACGCACGGTGTCTATGGCGCAGACCGCCGAGGGACACCTGCAGCTCAATAACGGTTCGCCTTCCAGCCAACACCTGTTGTATCGCACTCCCCAGCAGCCCTCCATCGATGGCAACACCGTGGAAGACCAGGTGGAACACGCTGAATTTATGAAAAACGCTTTAGATTTTCAGGCCAGCTTTATGATGCTGAACAAAAAGTTCAAAGGGCTGAGCAAAGCCCTTACCGGCCAATAA
- a CDS encoding protein-glutamate O-methyltransferase CheR: MSSQFRGSEQQMEQAEFDHFRQFLQDACGIALGENKQYLVTNRVRRLLEEHGLHSFGELITELKRNSNRSLRDQVIDVMTTNETFWFRDTYPFEHLKNKLLPELMAPANRMYGPVRIWSAACSSGQEPYSLSMTVEEYKRKAMGTLSRPVQIVATDLSSIVLQQARLGEYDRLSVMRGLSPERRDMFFDAVDASRWRVKPILRDKIEFRPLNLLDSYAALGRFDVVFCRNVLIYFNAELKAKILQKIHASLKPGGVLFLGSSEGVGQLGHLFEMVRCEPGILYRAL, from the coding sequence ATGAGTAGCCAGTTCCGAGGTTCTGAGCAGCAAATGGAGCAGGCGGAGTTTGATCACTTCCGCCAGTTTTTGCAGGATGCCTGTGGCATTGCGCTGGGAGAAAATAAGCAATACCTGGTCACCAACCGGGTACGACGGTTGCTGGAGGAGCACGGGCTGCACAGCTTCGGCGAGCTTATCACCGAGTTAAAACGCAATTCGAATCGCAGTCTGCGTGATCAGGTTATCGATGTGATGACCACTAACGAGACGTTTTGGTTTCGCGATACCTATCCTTTTGAGCATTTAAAAAACAAGTTATTGCCGGAGCTAATGGCGCCGGCTAATCGCATGTACGGGCCTGTGCGTATTTGGTCGGCAGCCTGTTCTTCTGGCCAGGAGCCTTACTCTTTGAGCATGACGGTCGAAGAGTACAAGCGCAAAGCCATGGGCACCCTGAGCCGACCGGTGCAAATTGTCGCGACTGACCTTTCTTCGATTGTTTTGCAGCAGGCGCGCCTGGGCGAATATGACCGATTATCCGTGATGAGAGGTTTATCGCCGGAGCGCCGGGATATGTTTTTCGACGCTGTCGATGCCAGTCGCTGGCGGGTCAAGCCCATTTTGCGAGACAAGATCGAGTTTCGACCGTTAAATTTGCTCGATTCCTACGCCGCACTCGGTCGGTTTGACGTAGTGTTTTGCCGCAATGTCCTGATTTACTTTAACGCCGAGCTGAAAGCCAAAATTCTGCAGAAAATCCACGCCAGCCTCAAACCTGGCGGGGTACTTTTTTTGGGATCTTCAGAGGGGGTAGGGCAGCTTGGGCATTTGTTTGAGATGGTTCGTTGCGAGCCCGGAATCCTCTATCGCGCACTGTAG
- the flgC gene encoding flagellar basal body rod protein FlgC, which produces MSLANIFDVAGSGMNAQSLRLNTTASNLANAQSAASSAGDVYRSRQPVFAALARDAMSQGLAIDGADQRASAGVQVMGVVESDAPYEQRYEPNHPLADEEGYVFYPNVNVVEEMTNMISASRSFQVNVEVMNAARQMAQRVLTMGQ; this is translated from the coding sequence ATGTCACTCGCGAATATTTTTGATGTGGCCGGCAGCGGCATGAATGCACAGAGTCTGCGTCTTAATACCACTGCCAGTAATCTGGCCAACGCACAGTCGGCGGCTTCCAGTGCCGGCGATGTGTACCGCTCCAGGCAGCCTGTATTTGCGGCCTTGGCTCGCGATGCCATGAGCCAAGGGCTCGCCATTGACGGCGCTGACCAGCGCGCTAGTGCCGGGGTGCAGGTGATGGGTGTGGTTGAAAGTGATGCGCCCTACGAGCAGCGCTACGAGCCTAATCATCCACTCGCCGACGAAGAGGGGTATGTGTTTTATCCCAACGTTAATGTGGTTGAAGAAATGACCAACATGATCTCGGCCTCGCGTTCTTTTCAGGTGAATGTCGAGGTGATGAACGCCGCCCGGCAAATGGCCCAGCGCGTTCTGACCATGGGGCAGTGA
- a CDS encoding chemotaxis protein CheV produces MAGVLDSVNQRTQLVGQNRLELLLFRLSGQQLYGINVFKVKEVLQCPKLNEIPGRSGVVRGVAHIRGGTIPILDMNLAIGRKPLEDIENCFVIITEYNRTSQGFLVRGVERIVNMNWGDIHPPPQGAGKEHYLTAVTEVDDKLVEIVDVEKILAEVSPISETISAGVVEDGLSERVVKKQILIVDDSTIARKQIQRVVESMGIATTVKKDGREAIEFLHSLLEDGKDPLNELIMIISDIEMPEMDGYTFTAEVRANPQLKDMFIILHTSLSGVFNAAMVKKVGADDFLAKFHPDELAKRVNDRVLAITGEDLLSESE; encoded by the coding sequence ATGGCTGGTGTACTAGATAGCGTCAATCAAAGAACCCAATTGGTGGGGCAAAACCGGCTGGAGCTGTTGTTGTTCCGGCTCTCGGGCCAGCAACTCTACGGCATCAATGTCTTCAAGGTAAAAGAGGTATTACAGTGCCCCAAGCTGAATGAAATACCGGGGCGCAGTGGTGTTGTGCGCGGCGTTGCGCATATTCGCGGCGGCACTATTCCGATTTTGGATATGAACCTCGCGATCGGTCGCAAGCCGTTGGAAGATATCGAAAACTGCTTTGTGATTATCACCGAATACAACCGGACTTCGCAGGGCTTTTTAGTTCGCGGCGTCGAGCGCATCGTCAATATGAACTGGGGTGACATCCACCCGCCGCCGCAGGGGGCAGGTAAAGAGCACTACTTGACCGCGGTGACAGAAGTAGATGACAAGCTGGTGGAAATTGTCGATGTTGAAAAAATCCTCGCCGAGGTTTCGCCCATCAGCGAAACGATCAGCGCCGGGGTGGTGGAAGATGGCCTGAGTGAGCGCGTAGTCAAGAAGCAGATTTTGATCGTGGACGACTCCACCATTGCCCGAAAACAAATTCAGCGGGTGGTGGAATCCATGGGTATAGCCACCACCGTGAAGAAAGACGGCCGGGAGGCGATTGAGTTTTTGCATTCACTGCTGGAGGATGGCAAGGACCCGCTCAATGAGCTGATTATGATTATCTCAGATATTGAAATGCCGGAGATGGATGGTTATACATTCACCGCCGAAGTGCGAGCAAACCCCCAGTTGAAGGATATGTTCATTATATTGCACACGTCCTTAAGCGGTGTATTTAATGCCGCCATGGTGAAAAAGGTAGGGGCGGACGATTTTCTGGCCAAGTTTCACCCGGATGAATTGGCCAAGCGAGTCAACGATCGGGTACTGGCTATTACCGGTGAAGATCTTTTGTCTGAAAGTGAGTAA